From a single Arachis hypogaea cultivar Tifrunner chromosome 3, arahy.Tifrunner.gnm2.J5K5, whole genome shotgun sequence genomic region:
- the LOC140172931 gene encoding endoglucanase 5-like, with translation MNISLCIITLLLLHLGLFLGASLAYSSSFNYGDAVDKSLMFFEAQRSGKLPPQQRVKWRGDSGLNDGLSQGVDLVGGYYDAGDHVKFGLPMAYSVTMLAWGAIEFRKEITDLNQMGHTLWAIKWGTDYFLKAHPQPNVLWGQVGDGASDHYCWERAEDMTTSRTAYKVDEEHPGSDIAGETAAALAAASIAFKPYNSSYSSLLLIHAKQLFTFADRFRGLYDDSITSAQQFYTSSGYSDELLWAAAWLHQATDDEYYLKYVVDNAVYMGGTGWAVKEFSWDNKYAGVQILLSKVLLEGKAGSYASTLKQYQAKADYFTCASLQKNDGYNVQKTPGGLVYVREWNNMQYVSSSAFLLVAYSKYLSDAKTQINCPDGQVQPQELLNFAKSQADYILGKNPEGMSYLVGSGPKYPVHVHHRGASIASIFSIRSEVGCIQGFEAWYHRAEPNPNIIYGALVGGPDKNDEFSDDRSNYEQTEPTLSGSAPLVGIFAKLQSLYGNSGYYHKESSVPHPKTPNTTSSWKTSLSKTLEGAPIEFLHSITSSWTVGATTYYRHRVIIKNTSLEPITDLKLVIENLSGSIWGLSPTNEKNIYELPQWLNVLNPDSECMFVYVQEGPQAKISVQSFH, from the exons ATGAACATCTCTTTATGCATCATAACACTACTACTGTTGCACTTAGGCTTATTTTTAGGGGCAAGCTTAGCCTACTCCTCAAGCTTCAACTATGGTGATGCTGTTGACAAGAGCTTGATGTTCTTTGAAGCTCAAAGGTCTGGTAAATTGCCACCTCAGCAGCGAGTCAAGTGGCGTGGTGATTCTGGCCTCAATGATGGACTTTCACAAGGA GTGGACCTTGTGGGAGGGTACTATGATGCTGGGGATCATGTGAAGTTTGGGCTGCCAATGGCATATAGTGTGACAATGCTTGCATGGGGAGCCATTGAGTTCAGAAAAGAGATCACTGACTTGAACCAAATGGGACACACTTTATGGGCCATTAAATGGGGAACTGATTACTTCCTCAAAGCACATCCTCAGCCTAATGTTCTTTGGGGACAG GTGGGGGATGGAGCCTCGGATCACTATTGCTGGGAGCGTGCTGAAGACATGACAACTTCAAGAACTGCCTATAAAGTTGATGAAGAGCATCCTGGCTCTGATATTGCAGGTGAAACTGCAGCTGCATTGGCTGCAGCATCCATAGCCTTCAAGCCCTACAACTCTTCTTACTCTAGTCTTCTCCTAATTCATGCAAAACAG CTCTTCACATTTGCAGATAGGTTCAGGGGTCTATATGATGATTCCATAACTAGTGCTCAGCAATTCTACACTTCTTCCGGTTACTCA GATGAACTATTATGGGCTGCAGCatggttgcatcaagcaactgaTGATGAATACTACCTAAAGTATGTAGTGGACAATGCTGTGTACATGGGTGGAACTGGCTGGGCAGTGAAGGAGTTCTCTTGGGACAATAAATATGCCGGTGTACAAATCCTCTTGTCGAAG GTGTTACTAGAAGGAAAGGCTGGTTCATATGCCTCTACACTAAAGCAGTATCAAGCCAAGGCAGATTATTTTACCTGTGCTTCCTTGCAAAAGAATGATGGTTACAATGTCCAGAAGACTCCAG GTGGTCTAGTATACGTGCGCGAATGGAACAACATGCAGTATGTTTCTTCTTCTGCATTTCTCTTGGTTGCTTACTCTAAGTATCTATCAGATGCAAAAACTCAGATTAATTGTCCAGATGGACAAGTTCAGCCTCAGGAGCTCCTCAATTTTGCAAAATCACAG GCTGATTACATCCTTGGCAAAAACCCTGAGGGTATGAGCTATTTGGTTGGATCTGGACCAAAATATCCTGTGCATGTTCACCACAGAGGAGCTTCCATTGCTTCAATCTTTTCTATTAGGTCTGAGGTTGGCTGCATCCAAGGATTCGAGGCATGGTATCACCGTGCCGAACCGAATCCTAACATCATCTATGGTGCCCTTGTGGGTGGTCCTGATAAAAATGATGAATTCTCTGATGACAGATCAAATTATGAACAAACTGAGCCTACACTTTCAGGATCAGCTCCTCTTGTAGGCATCTTTGCTAAACTGCAGAGTTTATATGGCAATTCAG GTTACTACCATAAGGAATCATCAGTGCCCCACCCCAAAACACCAA ATACCACAAGCTCATGGAAAACATCATTGTCTAAAACATTAGAAG GTGCACCAATTGAGTTCCTTCACTCAATTACTAGCTCATGGACTGTTGGGGCTACAACTTATTACCGCCACAGAGTGATCATCAAGAACACTTCTTTGGAGCCAATAACAGATCTCAAGTTggtgattgagaatctctcaggATCTATATGGGGTCTATCTCCAACAAATGAGAAGAACATTTATGAACTTCCACAATGGCTCAATGTCTTGAATCCTGACTCAGAGTGTATGTTTGTTTATGTTCAAGAAGGACCACAAGCAAAGATCAGTGTTCAAAGCTTCCATTGA
- the LOC112771910 gene encoding uncharacterized protein, with translation MANPASTSETMATNYDIFLSFRGEDTRHGFTGHLYDALCRNGINTFIDDENLRTGETIRPQLLHSIEASKISIIVFSTNYAASTWCLDELVQILRCHRERYQLVFPVFYKVEPSDVRHQRNTYKEAMDAHEIRFGCHSQKVKEWKEALAETSNMKGFHLKQGYEFKFIQEIVGKALTHIPPRQLLIEDHMVGLQTRVVEVKSHLYSWYRVLSSSESPKTKFYNNNTMLGIVGIGGSGKTTLAKALYNSICDQFECACFLFNVRKISDQEEGLVHLQKMLLSELLGEEKIKVRSVEKGITMIKERLRERKVLIVLDDVDKTEQLKALAGECDWFSQETRIVITTRDKYLLTAHEIEKIYEMKLLSDPESLLLFCWNAFKMRRPKANYEDLSNQAIHYAQGLPLALKVIGSNLINKNLEEWKSALDKYEKNPPKDIQSVLRVSYDCLEGNEKDIFLDIACFFNGKKWEYVKNVLDGCGMFTEDGIRILVDKSLVTIKDGYLRMHDLIQNMGREIVKQEAPKEVRDRSRLWFHEDVLELLPDDKENKKIEGIKLVQCEEHDWTDTAFEKVKKLRILILRNTNLSCRTIPLPEQLRLLDWKGYPSNSIPSNLKKIVALSLRHSPLMLEKPFQNFKHLTYMNFSHCESITHFPNVSEARSLRKLILNGCINLVRFDESVGFLPNLTYLRASKCTKLRKFLSRICLPLLEHLSFNWCRRLGLFPDIVGKMDKPLKICLKATAIQELPDSFVDLVGLLYLDLTSCEKLGYLPSSLFMLPNFVTLKVGGCPQLGGSFARFRESLATTAECRPSLKTLHLSHASLCDEDLHVIMQSFPNLEVLNVSSNNFVSIPACVQESSYLTSLDLSYCLNLQEIPELPSSVRKVDVRHCSFLSANTTNMLWAQVRKEIHKLQVVMPTSNTEIPEWWDYHGSWQGYPQYLNFEVRGKFPVVALAFVFGEMNYQPVGLHLSIDSRDYSAYQPSHNFTVAENHVLLCDLRVLFSDEGWKRLDAHAEHGNKWKTVKVKCVPDIIPVQWGVYVYKEETSMKGIRFSGSPKYWLESVPRSPGSLTKKRLSSAEELAIIASFPESLQTVVEKLKRLMAPIEEDQCLSLMLQDGDEEDENEDDGEEGESDIEILHIVMANPVEEIETGSETISNSSSSYDVFLSFKGEDTRYAFTGHLYYALCRKGIKTFMDSEDLRVGETTRPQLFQAIEESKVSIVVFSENYADSTWCLDELAKILECQGEKGQLVFPIFYKIEPSDVRHQRNSYRLAMAAHENKFGCYSEKVQKWKSALLGVSNITGYHLKEGFEFKFIQDIVCKAATKISPKQIPLEENVVGLQFRVAELKSLLDIESNKNTFMLGIIGTGGIGKTTLAKVFYNSICNEFEGACFISNVRKASNQDKGRIFLQQKILSDALGVQKIKLDSVEKGIHTIKANLSTKRVLIVLDDVDKIEQLKELAGGCDWFGLGSRIIVTTRDKHLLVAHQIRRIYEMEMMNDRESLELFCQNAFKMSTPARNYEDLSNRAIRYGKGLPLALKVIGSELIGKDLQVWESSLDKYEKNPHGDIQNILRISYDSLERNEKEIFLDIACFFNGQRLKYVKRILDGCDFYTDSGIKILVDKSLITIENGYLRMHDLTQDMGREIVKQEAPKESGERSRLWLCKDVLEVLTENRENSKTEGMKLDCYGEVNCCDDTLEKMMKLRVLIVHNASFSSKRIRLPNTLRLVDWKGYPSTSFPAAGFNPSKIAAFNLTCSSLVLKKPFQKFDQLTYMNFSYCQSITQFPSVSGAPNLRDLVLDGCKQLVKIHNSVGFLSKLVYLSASDCTQLRSFLPEIFLPSLEYLSFDLCKRLTHLPRLRENMDKLLKISVIHTAIRELPLSFASSLCGLEYLDMTNCKQLQCVFTGWFPKLRTLKIGGCSQLRKSLNVDTFFLLEYRLMSLHLSNASLSDDDLEKIMQMFPYLKDLIVSSNCFEKIPFKHSFFWTSLDVSYCLSLKYVLALPSSIQKVDARHCNSLRTYSSSTLWSQMRKEIKGLQIVMPKTQLPKWLDYCDSGGIPFLWARGRFPVMALVLEFGKMDYQDISLHLFIDDEHIYSQRPQRHSFALAEDHVLLCDLRLLFSDEEWKRLDVRLGHDNDWKAVQVKCEAGLNLRQWGVYVYKNETNMDDIQFPCPYYHEEEEEKSFLEAVTTSPSDEMEEETLAAVSSRKEEWSSPELSDDDSNHDNRSPGTCSLCCSALLSSFKKRLCCCKVRRARSISWWIVLWNQWRRRQRRLREEERNWEEERKMERDMRRQKESMANEAMQRDMEELLENIMVEEDQLKKERSETCESQREGRERGQIEEKEDMEEEESKRWRDRRQTIEETWIEERQQKAEKETCLSQREDIKMEEIEEVEDVEEDKSKRWREGKQKMEETWIEERRQKEVVEETWMGEFDWSVMKMEVETKRRREKMREKEEEWREKQLDVTRAISSHHAPFSPNLQIVVQNLKRLITVGEDSGLDNNHDYSSEWFPDRTILRHHDGEVEG, from the exons ATGGCAAATCCAGCTTCAACTTCTGAGACCATGGCTACTAACTACGACATCTTTCTGAGTTTCAGGGGTGAAGACACGCGTCATGGATTCACAGGTCATCTCTATGATGCTCTCTGCCGCAACGGAATCAACACCTTCATCGATGATGAGAATCTCAGAACAGGAGAAACAATTCGACCTCAACTCCTTCATTCCATTGAAGCCTCAAAGATCTCCATTATTGTTTTCTCAACAAACTATGCAGCTTCAACTTGGTGCCTTGATGAACTCGTCCAGATCCTTCGGTGTCACAGGGAAAGGTACCAACTTGTGTTTCCGGTCTTCTACAAAGTAGAGCCCTCAGATGTACGGCATCAGAGGAACACTTACAAGGAAGCCATGGATGCTCATGAAATCAGGTTTGGTTGTCACTCTCAGAAGGTGAAAGAATGGAAGGAAGCTTTGGCTGAAACATCCAACATGAAAGGATTTCATTTAAAACAAGG GTATGAATTCAAGTTTATTCAAGAAATTGTAGGCAAGGCATTGACTCATATACCTCCAAGACAATTGCTTATTGAGGATCATATGGTTGGATTGCAAACTCGAGTTGTAGAAGTGAAGTCACATCTATATTCTTGGTACAGGGTATTATCCAGTAGCGAATCACCCAAAACAAAGTTCTATAATAACAATACCATGTTGGGGATTGTTGGAATTGGTGGGAGTGGAAAGACGACACTTGCCAAAGCCTTGTATAACTCCATCTGCGACCAGTTTGAATGTGCttgttttcttttcaatgttAGAAAAATTTCAGATCAAGAAGAGGGCCTAGTACATCTACAGAAAATGCTCCTCTCAGAATTGCTTGGGGAGGAGAAAATCAAGGTCCGCAGTGTTGAGAAAGGAATCACTATGATCAAAGAGAGACTTAGGGAAAGAAAAGTTCTTATTGTTCTTGACGATGTTGATAAGACAGAACAATTAAAAGCATTGGCAGGAGAATGTGATTGGTTTAGTCAGGAGACTCGAATTGTTATAACAACAAGGGATAAATATCTTCTAACAGCTCATGAAATCGAAAAGATTTACGAGATGAAATTGCTAAGTGACCCTGAATCTCTACTGCTCTTCTGTTGGAACGCCTTCAAAATGAGAAGGCCCAAAGCAAACTATGAAGACCTATCCAATCAAGCAATACATTATGCCCAGGGTCTCCCATTAGCCTTAAAGGTTATAGGgtctaatttgattaataaaaatttagaagAGTGGAAGTCTGCTTTGGACAAATATGAGAAGAATCCTCCTAaagacattcaaagtgttcttagagTAAGCTATGATTGTCTTGAAGGCAATGAAAAGGATATTTTTCTTGATATAGCATGCTTCTTCAATGGGAAGAAATGGGAATATGTAAAAAATGTATTAGATGGATGTGGTATGTTTACAGAAGATGGTATTAGAATACTAGTTGATAAATCTCTCGTAACTATCAAAGATGGTTACTTGAGGATGCATGATCTAATACAGAATATGGGTAGAGAGATTGTGAAGCAGGAGGCACCAAAAGAAGTTAGAGACCGCAGCAGATTATGGTTTCATGAAGATGTTCTTGAGCTACTACCGGATGATAAA gaaaataaaaaaattgaaggaaTAAAGCTTGTTCAATGTGAAGAACATGATTGGACTGACACTGCCTTTGAAAAGGTGAAGAAACTTAGAATTCTCATTCTTCGGAACACAAACCTTTCATGTCGGACTATTCCTCTACCTGAGCAATTAAGGCTGCTTGATTGGAAGGGGTACCCTTCAAATTCTATTCCGtccaacttaaaaaaaattgttgccTTAAGTTTACGTCATAGTCCTCTCATGTTGGAAAAGCCGTTTCAG AACTTTAAGCATTTGACTTACATGAATTTCTCCCATTGTGAATCAATCACTCATTTTCCTAATGTATCTGAAGCCCGAAGTTTAAGAAAATTGATACTCAATGGATGCATAAACTTGGTTAGGTTTGACGAATCAGTTGGATTTCTCCCAAACCTTACATATTTGAGAGCTTCAAAGTGCACTAAATTAAGAAAGTTTCTTTCAAGAATTTGTCTGCCTTTACTAGAGCACCTTTCCTTTAACTGGTGTCGAAGACTTGGACTCTTCCCAGACATAGTGGGAAAGATGGATAAGCCATTAAAGATTTGTTTGAAAGCTACTGCTATTCAAGAGCTTCCAGATTCCTTTGTTGATCTTGTAGGACTTCTCTATTTAGATTTGACAAGTTGCGAGAAACTTGGTTATCTTCCAAGCAGCTTATTTATGCTGCCAAATTTTGTCACATTGAAAGTTGGAGGATGCCCTCAACTTGGTGGATCATTTGCAAGATTCAGAGAAAGCCTTGCAACTACTGCAGAGTGCCGTCCAAGTTTAAAAACTCTGCATTTAAGCCATGCAAGTTTATGTGACGAAGATCTTCATGTAATTATGCAGAGTTTTCCGAACTTGGAAGTCTTAAATGTTTCATCAAACAACTTTGTATCTATTCCAGCATGCGTTCAAGAATCGTCCTACTTGACAAGTTTGGATTTGAGTTACTGCCTAAATCTTCAAGAAATTCCGGAACTTCCCTCTAGTGTTAGGAAAGTGGATGTGAGACACTGCAGTTTCTTAAGTGCAAACACAACAAATATGCTATGGGCACAG GTGCGCAAAGAGATACATAAATTACAAGTTGTGATGCCAACTTCCAATACAGAGATTCCAGAATGGTGGGACTATCATGGAAGTTGGCAGGGCTATCCACAGTACCTGAATTTCGAGGTACGTGGCAAGTTCCCTGTTGTGGCTTTGGCGTTTGTGTTTGGAGAAATGAACTATCAACCTGTTGGTCTGCACTTGTCCATTGACTCTAGAGATTACTCTGCATACCAACCATCGCATAATTTCACAGTTGCCGAAAATCATGTGTTGTTGTGTGACCTACGAGTATTGTTCAGTGATGAGGGGTGGAAGAGACTTGATGCACATGCTGAGCATGGTAACAAATGGAAGACAGTGAAGGTGAAGTGTGTACCAGACATCATCCCAGTTCAATGGGGAGTGTATGTTTACAAggaagaaacaagcatgaaaggtATCCGCTTTAGTGGGTCGCCAAAATACTGGTTGGAGAGTGTACCTCGTAGTCCAGGGAGTTTGACGAAGAAGAGATTATCTTCTGCTGAGGAACTTGCCATCATTGCTAGCTTCCCAGAAAGCCTCCAAACTGTGGTAGAAAAGTTGAAGAGGCTTATGGCTCCAATAGAAGAAGACCAATGCTTGAGCTTAATGCTACAAGACGGAGATGAGGAGGACGAAAATGAGGATGATGGAGAGGAAGGGGAGTCAGACATCGAA ATCT tgCACATAGTGATGGCAAATCCAGTTGAAGAAATAGAAACTGGTTCTGAGACCATCAGCAACAGCAGCAGCAGTTACGATGTTTTTCTGAGTTTTAAGGGTGAAGACACGCGTTACGCCTTCACCGGTCATCTCTACTATGCCTTGTGCCGCAAGGGAATCAAAACCTTCATGGATAGCGAGGATCTGAGGGTGGGAGAAACGACTCGACCTCAACTCTTTCAGGCCATTGAAGAATCCAAGGTTTCAATCGTTGTTTTCTCCGAGAACTATGCAGATTCCACTTGGTGTCTTGATGAACTTGCCAAGATCCTCGAGTGTCAGGGGGAAAAGGGCCAGCTTGTGTTTCCCATATTCTACAAAATAGAGCCTTCAGATGTACGGCATCAGAGAAACAGTTATAGGCTTGCCATGGCTGCTCATGAAAATAAGTTTGGTTGTTACTCCGAGAAGGTGCAGAAGTGGAAGTCGGCCTTGCTTGGAGTATCTAACATAACAGGATATCATTTAAAAGAAGG GTTCGAATTCAAGTTCATTCAAGATATTGTCTGCAAGGCCGCCACAAAAATTTCTCCTAAACAGATACCTTTGGAGGAGAATGTAGTTGGACTGCAGTTTCGAGTTGCAGAACTGAAGTCACTCTTAGATATTGAGTCTAACAAGAACACTTTCATGTTGGGGATCATCGGAACCGGTGGAATTGGCAAAACAACACTCGCTAAGGTTTTCTATAACTCCATTTGCAATGAATTTGAGGGTGCTTGTTTTATTTCCAATGTCAGAAAAGCTTCCAACCAAGACAAGGGGAGAatattcctgcaacaaaagatcCTGTCAGATGCTCTTGGGGTGCAAAAGATCAAGTTGGACAGTGTTGAAAAAGGAATACATACAATAAAAGCCAATCTCAGCACAAAAAGAGTTCTCATAGTTCTAGATGATGTTGACAAGATAGAACAGTTGAAAGAATTAGCAGGAGGATGTGACTGGTTTGGTCTTGGGAGCAGAATCATTGTAACAACAAGAGATAAACATTTGCTGGTAGCTCATCAGATCAGAAGGATTTATGAAATGGAAATGATGAATGATCGAGAATCACTTGAGTTGTTTTGTCAGAATGCCTTCAAGATGAGTACTCCTGCTAGAAACTATGAAGACTTGTCGAATCGAGCAATACGTTATGGAAAAGGTCTTCCATTAGCTTTAAAAGTCATAGGCTCAGAATTGATTGGTAAAGATCTGCAAGTGTGGGAGTCTTCTTTGGACAAATATGAGAAGAATCCTCATGGAGATATCCAAAATATTCTTAGAATAAGTTATGACAGTCTTGAACGCAATGAAAAGGAAATTTTCCTTGACATTGCATGTTTTTTCAATGGGCAGAGATTGAAATATGTTAAAAGAATACTAGATGGCTGTGACTTTTACACAGACAGTGGTATTAAAATACTAGTTGATAAATCTCTCATAACCATTGAAAATGGTTACTTGAGGATGCATGATCTAACACAAGACATGGGTAGAGAGATTGTGAAGCAAGAGGCACCAAAAGAGTCTGGTGAACGCAGTAGGTTATGGCTTTGTAAAGATGTTCTTGAAGTACTAACTGAAAATAGG GAAAATAGTAAAACTGAAGGAATGAAACTAGATTGCTATGGAGAAGTCAACTGCTGTGATGATACcttggagaaaatgatgaaacttAGAGTTCTCATTGTTCACAATGCAAGCTTCTCCTCAAAGCGTATTCGTCTTCCCAATACATTAAGACTTGTTGATTGGAAAGGGTACCCTTCAACATCTTTTCCAGCAGCAGGATTTAATCCCAGTAAAATTGCTGCCTTCAATTTAACTTGTAGTTCTCTTGTATTAAAGAAGCCATTTCAG AAATTTGATCAATTGACTTACATGAACTTCTCCTATTGCCAGTCCATCACTCAATTTCCTAGTGTGTCTGGAGCCCCAAATTTAAGAGATTTGGTACTTGACGGATGCAAGCAATTAGTTAAGATTCATAATTCAGTTGGATTTCTCTCTAAACTTGTTTATTTGAGTGCTTCAGACTGCACTCAACTAAGGAGTTTTCTACCAGAAATCTTTCTACCATCTCTTGAATATCTTTCTTTTGACTTGTGTAAAAGACTAACGCATTTGCCAAGGTTGAGAGAAAACATGGATAAACTATTAAAGATTTCTGTAATACATACTGCTATTAGAGAGCTTCCGCTATCTTTCGCTAGCAGTCTTTGTGGGCTCGAATATTTAGACATGACAAATTGTAAGCAACTTCAATGTGTATTTACAGGATGGTTTCCAAAGCTTCGAACATTGAAGATTGGAGGGTGTTCTCAACTTCGGAAATCATTAAATGTAGATACATTTTTTCTTCTAGAATATCGTTTGATGAGTTTGCATCTTAGCAATGCAAGTCTATCAGATGATGACCTTGAGAAAATTATGCAGATGTTTCCCTATTTAAAAGACTTAATTGTGTCCTCAAACTGCTTTGAGAAAATCCCGTTTAAACACTCCTTTTTCTGGACAAGTCTTGATGTTAGTTACTGTCTAAGCCTTAAATATGTTTTAGCACTTCCTTCTAGCATTCAAAAAGTAGATGCAAGACACTGCAATTCCTTAAGGACATACTCATCATCCACGCTATGGTCACAG ATGCGCAAAGAGATAAAAGGATTGCAAATTGTGATGCCGAAGACACAACTTCCAAAATGGTTGGACTACTGTGACTCTGGAGGGATCCCCTTCTTATGGGCACGTGGCAGGTTCCCTGTAATGGCTCTAGTGTTGGAGTTTGGCAAAATGGACTACCAAGATATTAGTCTGCATTTGTTCATTGACGATGAGCATATATACAGCCAGCGCCCTCAAAGGCATAGTTTTGCTCTTGCAGAGGATCATGTGCTCTTGTGTGACCTGCGACTACTATTCAGTGATGAGGAGTGGAAGAGGCTTGATGTGCGTCTTGGACATGATAATGATTGGAAGGCAGTGCAGGTGAAGTGTGAAGCAGGCTTGAACTTAAGACAGTGGGGAGTTTATGTGTACAAGAATGAAACAAACATGGATGATATACAATTCCCGTGTCCTTAttatcatgaagaagaagaagaaaagtcaTTCCTGGAGGCTGTGACAACATCACCAAGTGATGAGATGGAGGAAGAAACTCTAGCGGCAGTCTCAAGTAGAAAGGAAGAATGGTCATCCCCTGAATTATCTGATGATGATTCAAATCATGATAATCGTTCCCCTGGAACTTGTAGCCTTTGTTGTTCGGCATTATTGTCAAGCTTCAAGAAGCGGCTTTGCTGTTGTAAGGTGAGAAGGGCGAGAAGTATTTCATGGTGGATAGTTTTATGGAATCAATGGAGACGGAGGCAGAGGAGGCTAAGGGAAGAGGAGAGAAActgggaagaagagagaaaaatggAGAGAGACATGAGACGGCAGAAGGAGAGTATGGCAAATGAAGCAATGCAGAGAGATATGGAAGAGTTGTTGGAGAACATAATGGTGGAGGAGGACCAGCTGAAGAAAGAGAGATCAGAGACGTGTGAAAGtcagagagaggggagagaaagGGGACAGATTGAAGAGAAAGAGGACATGGAAGAGGAGGAGAGCAAGAGGTGGAGGGATAGAAGGCAGACAATAGAAGAGACATGGATAGAGGAAAGGCAGCAGAAGGCAGAGAAAGAGACATGTTTGAGTCAAAGAGAGGATATAAAAATGGAAGAGATTGAAGAGGTAGAGGACGTAGAGGAGGACAAGAGCAAGAGGTGGAGGGAGGGAAAACAAAAGATGGAAGAGACGTGGATAGAGGAAAGACGgcagaaagaagtggttgaagagacGTGGATGGGGGAATTTGATTGGAGTGTGATGAAGATGGAGGTTGAAACGAAAAGAAGACGAGAGAAGatgagagaaaaggaagaagaatggagggaaaAGCAGTTGGATGTGACAAGGGCGATCTCTTCACATCATGCTCCTTTCTCACCAAACCTCCAAATTGTGGTGCAAAATTTGAAGAGGCTTATAACTGTCGGAGAAGACAGTGGCTTGGACAACAACCACGATTATAGCTCGGAGTGGTTTCCGGACAGGACAATATTAAGGCATCATGATGGGGAAGTGGAAGGATAG